Below is a window of Geomonas oryzisoli DNA.
TTTGAACTTCATCACCCAGGTCTCGCCGGCCTGCGACTGCTACGGGCACGCCGACGCCCCCATCGTCAACGACATCGGTATCTGCGCCTCGGCCGACCCGGTGGCGCTGGATCAGGCCTGCGCCGACCTGGTCAACAACGCTCGCGGCAACCAGGAGACCGCGCTCGCCAGCGGCCACGAGCCCGGCGGCGACAAGTTCCGCGGCGTCCATCCCGAGATCGACTGGGAAGTGCAGTTGGAGCACGCCGAAAATATCGGCGTCGGGACCAGAGCGTACGAACTGGTCAGGATCTGAAAGACAATTGAGCGAGTGCTTAACGAGAACGCCCCGGCAGAGTGAACCTGCCGGGGCGTTGTCATGTGTGGTGTGAGTGTTGCTTTCCGCCGGCCGCGAGGATGCGGCCCCGGGTGCGGCCTACTTCAGGAAGCCGAATTTCTTCATCCGGTAACGGAAGGCGTCGATGCCGAGGTTGAGCTTCTTGGCCGCCTTGGACTGGTTCCAGTCGGTCATTTCCAGGGACTGCTTGATCAGCTCGCGCTCCACCTCTTCGATGTCGATCCCCTCGGGGGGAAGCTTGAAGGTGGTGAGCGGCACGGTGACCTGCGAGGCCTTGGCCACGATCTCCAGCGGCAGGTTCTCCAGGAGCAGGTTCTCGTCGTTGCCAAGGATGATGGCGCGCTCGATCACGTTCTTCAGCTCACGGATGTTGCCGGGCCAGTTGTACTCCACCAGGAGCTTCTCCGCCATACTGGAGATCCCCTTGGTCGGTTTGCCGAACTCCTTGGAGAACACCTCGATGAAGTAGTTGGCGAGCACCAGGATGTCCTCTTTGCGCTCGCGCAGGGCGGGGAGGAAGATCGGGATCACCTGGAGCCGGTAATACAGGTCGTTCCTGAAGGTCTTCTCCTCGATGGCCTTCATGAGATCCTTGTTGGTCGCCGAGATGATCCTCACGTCCACCGGGATCACCTTGCCCCCGCCGATGCGCCGGAAGGTGCGGTCCTCGAGGAAGCGCAGCAGCTTCGCCTGCATGCCGATCTCCATGTCCCCTATCTCGTCCAGGAACACGGTACCGCCGTCGGCGAGCTCGAAAAGGCCTTTCTTGGAGGTCTTGGCGTCGGTGAAAGCGCCCTTTTCGTGGCCGAACAGCTCGCTTTCCAGCAGCGTGGCCGGGACCGCGGCGCAGTTGATGGCAACGAAGGGCTTGTCGGCGCGGGCGGACTCGTAGTGGATGTACTTCGCCACCAGTTCCTTGCCGGTCCCCGATTCCCCCTGCACCAGCACGGTGGAGGCGTCGCTCTTGGCAACCTTGGCCATCATCTCCAGCACGTTCTTCATGTGCTTGGAGTTCCCCAGGATCTTGGGCGGCCCCTGCTTCTTGTGCTCGCTGCGTAGCTGTACCACCTCGCGGCGCAGCTCGGAGGTCTCCAGGGCCTTTCTGACCACCAGCCCCATCTCGTCCAGGTTGAAGGGCTTGTTGATGTAGTCGTAGGCTCCGTGACGCATGGTGTTCACGGCGGTTTCCAGCCCTCCCTGGGCGGTCACCATGATCACCAGGATCTCTTCGTCTATTTCTTTCAGCCGCTGCAGTACCTCGAGGCCGTTGATGCCGGGGAGATGGTAATCCAGCAGCACCAGCTCGGGCTGCTCTTCCCGGGCGATCCTGAGCGCATCCTCGCCCGTCCCAGCGGTGCAGACCTCGTATCCTTGCTTCTTGAGGTTCTGCTCCAGGGACCAGCGGATCAGGTGCTCATCGTCGACGACCATTATTTTTGCTCTGCGCATGGCGGCTCCTTAGGATGTGGTGCCGGGCTTTTTGGCCCGGGGTGGTCGGGGTCTGCCGTACTGCTCATTACTGCGATCGCTCAACCGATTATGCCGGCGCTCAAGTGTGCTTGTTCGAGTTCATCCTGGCTCGGGCAATAGGCGGGAAGCTCCACCGAGAAGGTGGTGCCGACGCCGTCCTGGCTGACGCAGGAGAGGCGTCCGCCGTGCTGCTCGATGAGCCGGTGGCTGATGGCCAACCCGAGGCCGGTGCCCTGGGCCTTGGTGGTGAAGAACGGGGTGAAGATCTTTTCCAGGATCTGCGGCGGGATCCCGGGGCCGGTGTCGTTGACCTGTACCCGCACCATGTCCATGCCGTCGACGTGCGCCAGAGAGCTCGACACGGTGAGGATCCCCCCCGACTGCATCGCCTGCACCGCGTTCAGGAACAGGTTCAGG
It encodes the following:
- a CDS encoding sigma-54-dependent transcriptional regulator, whose translation is MRRAKIMVVDDEHLIRWSLEQNLKKQGYEVCTAGTGEDALRIAREEQPELVLLDYHLPGINGLEVLQRLKEIDEEILVIMVTAQGGLETAVNTMRHGAYDYINKPFNLDEMGLVVRKALETSELRREVVQLRSEHKKQGPPKILGNSKHMKNVLEMMAKVAKSDASTVLVQGESGTGKELVAKYIHYESARADKPFVAINCAAVPATLLESELFGHEKGAFTDAKTSKKGLFELADGGTVFLDEIGDMEIGMQAKLLRFLEDRTFRRIGGGKVIPVDVRIISATNKDLMKAIEEKTFRNDLYYRLQVIPIFLPALRERKEDILVLANYFIEVFSKEFGKPTKGISSMAEKLLVEYNWPGNIRELKNVIERAIILGNDENLLLENLPLEIVAKASQVTVPLTTFKLPPEGIDIEEVERELIKQSLEMTDWNQSKAAKKLNLGIDAFRYRMKKFGFLK